The Saprospiraceae bacterium genome includes a window with the following:
- a CDS encoding ABC transporter ATP-binding protein translates to MIHAENILKTYGDIKVLRGINLEIKKAEIVSVVGKSGAGKSTLLHILGTLDLPDSGRLIIRESLVSSMNEKELAKFRNNHIGFVFQFHHLLMEFSALENVCIPAYISGRSDSAVTNRAKELLDYLGLADRMEHKPNQLSGGEAQRVAVARALINNPDVVFADEPTGNLDKASSEDLHHLFLKLRQDFKQTFVIVTHNPDLAAMSDRMITIEDGVIKS, encoded by the coding sequence ATGATTCACGCTGAAAATATCTTAAAGACTTATGGTGACATTAAAGTGTTGAGAGGAATAAATCTCGAGATCAAAAAAGCTGAAATTGTCAGTGTGGTAGGCAAATCCGGCGCAGGAAAGAGTACTCTTTTACATATATTAGGAACACTTGATCTTCCTGATTCCGGACGACTGATTATCAGGGAATCCCTTGTGAGTAGTATGAATGAAAAAGAACTGGCAAAATTCAGGAACAATCACATTGGTTTTGTATTTCAGTTTCATCATTTGCTCATGGAGTTTTCGGCATTGGAAAATGTGTGTATTCCAGCATATATCAGCGGCAGAAGTGATAGTGCTGTGACCAATCGTGCCAAAGAATTGCTGGATTATCTCGGACTAGCCGATAGAATGGAACATAAGCCCAATCAGTTATCCGGTGGTGAAGCCCAAAGAGTAGCTGTAGCCAGAGCACTGATCAACAATCCGGATGTTGTATTTGCAGACGAACCTACAGGAAATCTGGATAAAGCAAGTTCTGAAGACCTGCACCACCTGTTCCTGAAACTAAGACAGGATTTCAAACAAACTTTTGTTATCGTTACCCATAATCCGGATCTTGCAGCCATGAGTGACCGTATGATTACTATTGAAGACGGAGTCATAAAGTCTTAA
- a CDS encoding glycosyltransferase codes for MKILQLCKKFPFPLKDGESIAVTYLSNALHHLGCEITLLSMNTTKHYFDLSTLPEEFNHYKEIHVTDLDNNLRISDAFKNLFTKDSYHVSRFVCNDFKDKLIELLTKNDFDVVQLETLYLSPYIEVIKEHSKALITMRAHNVEHEIWERISSNTKFLPKKLYLKYLTSKLKRYELNHLNDYDYLIAVSERDLKKFKTLGYKNGAMASPIGLNINNYAKIAHSHPTTDLCFIGALDWMPNMEGLMWFLNNVWPEINNQHPDLKFHIAGRNTPDALLKLNLKNVVVHGEVKDAIEFINNYKVMVVPLFSGSGMRVKILEGMALGKVVITTTLGKEGIHADHGKHLLVADNPETFIDAISHVFESDFNSIQMGLEAKNFVKDFYDHSENASRLLQKYKSLKESPAYKH; via the coding sequence ATGAAGATTCTTCAGTTGTGTAAAAAGTTTCCCTTTCCACTTAAAGATGGAGAGTCTATAGCTGTTACATATTTAAGTAATGCATTGCACCATCTGGGTTGTGAAATCACCTTACTTAGTATGAACACAACTAAGCATTACTTTGATCTCAGTACCCTTCCCGAAGAGTTTAATCATTATAAGGAGATACACGTTACAGATCTTGATAATAACCTTCGGATTTCAGATGCTTTTAAAAATCTTTTTACCAAAGATTCATATCATGTAAGCAGGTTTGTTTGCAATGACTTTAAAGATAAACTGATAGAGCTGCTCACTAAAAATGATTTTGATGTAGTACAGTTAGAAACTTTATATCTTTCTCCGTATATAGAAGTAATAAAAGAACACTCCAAGGCTCTGATCACTATGCGTGCACATAATGTGGAGCATGAAATTTGGGAAAGGATTTCTTCCAATACAAAGTTTCTTCCCAAAAAATTATATCTCAAATATCTGACAAGCAAGTTAAAAAGATACGAGCTGAATCACTTAAATGATTATGATTATCTGATCGCTGTGTCAGAGAGAGATCTTAAAAAGTTTAAAACTTTAGGTTATAAAAATGGAGCGATGGCTTCCCCTATAGGACTGAATATTAACAATTACGCTAAAATAGCCCATTCGCATCCTACAACGGACTTATGTTTTATTGGCGCTTTGGACTGGATGCCCAACATGGAAGGGTTAATGTGGTTTTTAAATAATGTATGGCCTGAAATAAATAATCAACATCCGGATTTAAAATTTCATATAGCAGGTAGAAATACACCAGATGCCTTACTAAAATTAAATCTGAAAAATGTTGTGGTTCATGGTGAAGTCAAAGATGCAATAGAATTTATCAATAACTATAAAGTTATGGTAGTACCTTTATTTTCAGGAAGTGGGATGCGGGTTAAGATTCTGGAAGGTATGGCATTAGGGAAAGTTGTCATTACAACCACACTCGGAAAGGAAGGCATCCACGCAGATCATGGAAAACACTTATTGGTTGCCGACAATCCTGAAACTTTCATAGATGCAATTTCTCATGTTTTTGAATCTGATTTTAACAGTATTCAAATGGGGCTTGAAGCAAAGAATTTTGTAAAAGATTTTTATGATCATAGTGAAAATGCCTCCAGACTTCTTCAGAAATATAAAAGCCTGAAAGAAAGTCCTGCATATAAACATTAA
- a CDS encoding heme exporter protein CcmB, which yields MNLLRIKHIFIKEVSIEFRQKFALAGIFLFAATMVFLIYKSFNDISTREWTVLLWIVTLFAGLNAIVKSFLQEKRETYLYYYTLFDPIELIIAKLVYNFIFLALLFLSILLFMSVFVGFPVRDLGLFFGGSALGLFGISVVFTFVSVISSSENGNATLMAILALPLSLPVLLLLLKITAVSTGLINDTEIDQDVVLLCGVDAILLGCVFLLFPILWRS from the coding sequence ATGAATCTACTGAGGATAAAACATATTTTCATCAAAGAAGTATCTATAGAATTCAGACAAAAATTTGCACTGGCGGGCATTTTCCTCTTTGCAGCTACGATGGTTTTTCTGATATATAAATCTTTTAATGATATCAGCACCAGAGAATGGACAGTTTTGTTATGGATTGTAACTCTTTTTGCAGGACTGAATGCTATTGTAAAAAGTTTTTTGCAGGAAAAAAGAGAAACCTATCTTTATTACTACACTTTATTTGATCCGATAGAGTTGATCATTGCCAAACTCGTATATAATTTCATCTTTTTGGCATTACTTTTTTTAAGTATTTTATTGTTTATGTCCGTTTTTGTGGGATTTCCGGTCAGAGATTTGGGATTATTTTTCGGTGGTTCTGCATTGGGCCTTTTTGGAATTTCGGTGGTTTTTACATTCGTTTCTGTAATATCATCCTCGGAAAACGGAAATGCAACTTTGATGGCCATACTCGCCTTACCACTGTCACTTCCTGTACTTCTATTATTGTTAAAAATCACCGCAGTGAGTACAGGATTGATAAATGATACAGAAATAGATCAGGATGTTGTACTTTTGTGCGGTGTCGATGCCATATTGTTAGGTTGTGTGTTTTTATTATTTCCTATATTATGGCGTTCTTAA
- the ccsA gene encoding cytochrome c biogenesis protein CcsA, producing MKGLWWKLLGPVIFLYVLIAGMLVPLNPGVTAISPSSANSGEVVTIKVQGYNTHFTTASQNRAWLKLDSIHSVAAIDVKAENDNILQLKFAIPVTFPDNKKAYALNLIIDNEIDGAFVQPSGVFISHNSDQNVFDSAEWTRDRIADLHQKQGIGFPYRNILNETIRNTFFHVALWFAMFILLIVGLYYAVRYLSSGDIQYDTQSAAFNKVAILYGVLGLITGSIWAKFTWNTFWTTDVKLNMTAVAMLIYLAYLVLRGSSSDQDKRAKLSAAYSIFAFLALIPLVFVIPRLTDSLHPGNGGNPALGGEDLDNTLRLFFYPSIVALILLGVWMSQLKIRYEKLNERVMLSDKNSIK from the coding sequence ATGAAAGGATTGTGGTGGAAATTATTGGGTCCGGTTATTTTTTTGTACGTCCTGATTGCAGGGATGTTAGTGCCACTCAACCCGGGTGTAACAGCGATTTCTCCATCCAGCGCAAATAGCGGAGAGGTTGTAACTATCAAAGTTCAAGGCTACAATACACACTTTACTACTGCTTCCCAAAACAGAGCATGGTTAAAATTGGACAGTATTCATTCTGTTGCTGCTATTGATGTCAAAGCTGAGAATGATAATATTCTTCAATTAAAATTTGCAATACCGGTTACTTTTCCGGACAATAAAAAAGCGTATGCTTTAAATCTGATAATCGATAACGAAATTGACGGAGCCTTTGTGCAACCCTCAGGAGTTTTTATCAGCCATAATTCCGACCAAAACGTTTTTGACAGTGCCGAATGGACACGGGACAGGATTGCAGATCTTCATCAAAAGCAAGGTATTGGATTTCCTTACAGGAATATTCTGAATGAAACGATTCGCAATACTTTTTTTCATGTAGCGTTGTGGTTTGCAATGTTTATTTTATTAATAGTAGGCTTGTATTATGCGGTCAGGTATCTGAGTTCCGGTGACATTCAATACGATACCCAATCTGCAGCTTTCAACAAAGTGGCTATATTATATGGAGTATTAGGACTTATTACCGGCTCGATCTGGGCCAAGTTTACCTGGAACACCTTTTGGACCACAGATGTAAAATTAAATATGACAGCTGTTGCTATGCTGATATATCTGGCATATCTGGTACTCAGGGGATCATCGTCAGATCAGGATAAGAGAGCTAAACTTTCGGCTGCATACAGTATTTTTGCGTTTCTGGCATTGATACCCTTGGTTTTTGTGATCCCAAGGTTGACAGACAGTCTTCATCCCGGAAATGGAGGGAATCCTGCATTAGGTGGCGAAGATCTTGATAATACACTCAGACTGTTTTTTTACCCATCAATCGTTGCACTTATTTTGCTGGGTGTATGGATGTCCCAATTGAAGATCCGATATGAAAAATTAAATGAACGTGTGATGCTTTCAGACAAAAATTCAATTAAATAA
- a CDS encoding Glu/Leu/Phe/Val dehydrogenase: MSSSKQARFFESVQRNFDRAAAHTSIHPGLLAQIKVCNAIYQMNFPVRIGDGFQVIEAYRVQHSHHRLPTKGGIRFSHLVDQDEVMALAALMTYKCAIVDVPFGGAKGGVKVSPRAYTAEELERITRRYTVELIRKNFIGPSLDVPAPDYGTGEREMAWIYDTYQTFKGGEIDAAGCVTGKPVNQSGISGRTEATGRGVFYGLREAFNDEKLLAKIGCSKGIAGKTMVIQGMGNVGSYAGMISQKEGGVKIIGLSEIEGTIVNPNGIDMETALAYRKEHGTILGLPGSVTLPERADWVSIECDILLPSALESVITIENAHLVRAKVIGEAANGPVTANAEEVLLKNGVVIIPDMYINAGGVTVSYFEWLKNLSHMRFGRMDKRFNQNTYGNIVTMVEKLTGKTIGEKEKSLLTKGADEIDLVRSGLEETMVNSYNTIAEIYHSNPNIVSMRDAAFVCALNKVANDYMTLGVFP; this comes from the coding sequence ATGAGCAGTAGTAAACAAGCAAGATTTTTCGAAAGTGTGCAGCGCAATTTTGACAGAGCGGCTGCACATACGAGCATTCATCCGGGATTATTGGCCCAGATTAAAGTTTGTAATGCAATTTATCAGATGAACTTCCCTGTTCGAATAGGAGATGGATTTCAAGTGATAGAGGCTTACAGAGTGCAACATAGTCATCACAGATTGCCAACCAAAGGAGGGATAAGGTTCAGTCATCTGGTAGATCAGGACGAAGTGATGGCATTGGCAGCTTTGATGACATATAAATGTGCGATTGTTGACGTTCCCTTCGGTGGTGCAAAAGGCGGTGTTAAGGTCAGTCCAAGAGCCTATACGGCCGAAGAACTTGAACGAATCACACGTCGTTACACTGTTGAATTAATACGAAAGAATTTCATAGGTCCGAGTCTTGATGTTCCGGCACCCGATTACGGAACCGGAGAAAGAGAAATGGCTTGGATTTACGACACTTATCAGACATTTAAAGGTGGTGAAATTGATGCAGCAGGATGCGTTACCGGAAAACCAGTAAATCAAAGTGGGATCAGTGGTCGAACTGAAGCAACAGGAAGAGGGGTGTTTTACGGACTAAGAGAAGCTTTCAACGATGAAAAGTTGCTTGCAAAAATTGGCTGTTCTAAAGGAATCGCAGGCAAAACAATGGTTATTCAGGGTATGGGTAACGTAGGTTCTTATGCCGGAATGATTTCTCAGAAAGAAGGAGGAGTGAAGATTATCGGACTTTCGGAGATAGAGGGTACTATCGTCAATCCGAATGGAATCGACATGGAAACTGCTTTAGCTTACAGAAAAGAGCATGGTACAATTCTTGGCTTGCCGGGTTCCGTCACGCTACCGGAAAGAGCAGATTGGGTGAGTATCGAATGTGACATTTTATTACCATCTGCCTTGGAATCGGTTATTACAATCGAAAATGCACATCTTGTGAGAGCAAAAGTTATCGGAGAGGCTGCAAATGGTCCCGTTACTGCCAATGCTGAAGAAGTATTGCTTAAAAATGGAGTTGTCATTATTCCGGATATGTATATCAATGCAGGAGGTGTAACAGTTTCTTACTTTGAGTGGCTGAAAAATCTATCTCACATGCGATTCGGGAGAATGGATAAGAGATTCAACCAGAATACGTACGGTAACATCGTAACAATGGTAGAAAAACTGACAGGAAAGACCATAGGAGAAAAAGAAAAGTCTCTTTTGACAAAAGGCGCTGATGAAATTGATCTGGTAAGATCCGGATTGGAAGAAACAATGGTAAACTCATACAATACAATTGCAGAAATTTACCACAGTAATCCTAATATTGTCAGTATGAGAGATGCAGCCTTCGTATGTGCATTGAATAAAGTAGCAAACGATTATATGACTTTAGGTGTGTTCCCATAA
- a CDS encoding TonB-dependent receptor, with translation MIKTEQKALEINLNDNFYGTFAEIGAGQEVARNFFQAGAAAGTIAKTMSAYDKTYSDAIYGPEPTGRYVCESRLYKMLNHEWGLMEERLTPVRQDTNFFVFADTVSAINYTRTIKGNGWLGLRFQLTPGSPPNDMVLHVKMLDTNNRLQQEAIGILGVNMLYACFYYMNEPEKMVRSLIDGIKDRVSVDLLRITGPDFDQFDRRLFSLYLVKHKLTSVTLFDETGQSIHASEFLYRKSLMVIRGNFRPPTLVTLDVIRSSFQQFRTETAVPDENAYLMMEMTMDYLKGDQADIDEKDYLDRADMLCALGHKVLVTDCSNHQMLINYLSDYKIDNLGLVIGIRELLEIIEDKFYQNQDGRLLVAFGELFSQNIRIYAYPAIIENSNELMTANKLAVPEGIKFLYRYLLDSKQIVEVENYNKENLHIFPHQVLQEIKEGKDIWESKVPETLVKLIKEKRLFGYQ, from the coding sequence ATGATTAAAACCGAGCAAAAGGCATTGGAGATTAATCTCAATGACAATTTTTACGGCACATTTGCAGAGATCGGAGCAGGACAGGAAGTAGCACGAAACTTTTTTCAGGCAGGAGCTGCGGCAGGAACCATCGCCAAAACGATGTCCGCTTATGACAAGACTTATTCAGATGCGATATACGGTCCCGAGCCAACCGGTAGGTATGTGTGCGAATCACGTCTCTATAAAATGCTGAACCACGAATGGGGGTTGATGGAAGAACGTCTTACTCCTGTACGACAGGATACCAATTTTTTTGTATTTGCAGATACTGTCTCTGCTATAAATTATACCCGGACGATCAAAGGAAACGGTTGGCTGGGATTGCGTTTCCAATTGACTCCCGGCAGCCCTCCCAATGATATGGTACTGCATGTAAAAATGTTAGACACTAATAACAGACTTCAGCAGGAAGCTATCGGAATATTGGGTGTCAATATGCTGTATGCCTGTTTTTATTATATGAACGAACCGGAAAAAATGGTAAGGTCACTGATTGATGGCATCAAAGACAGAGTATCAGTTGATTTGTTAAGGATAACCGGCCCAGATTTTGACCAATTTGACAGAAGATTGTTTTCACTCTATCTTGTAAAGCATAAACTGACTAGTGTAACTTTATTTGATGAAACAGGTCAGAGTATTCATGCATCAGAATTTTTATATAGAAAATCTTTAATGGTCATCAGAGGAAATTTCAGACCGCCTACTTTGGTGACATTGGACGTTATCCGTTCCAGTTTCCAGCAGTTCAGAACGGAAACTGCTGTTCCTGATGAAAATGCGTATCTGATGATGGAAATGACTATGGATTATCTGAAAGGCGATCAGGCAGATATTGATGAGAAAGACTATCTAGACAGGGCGGATATGCTTTGTGCTTTGGGCCATAAAGTTTTAGTTACTGATTGCAGCAATCACCAGATGCTGATTAACTACCTCAGTGATTATAAAATTGATAATTTGGGTCTTGTGATTGGTATCAGAGAATTATTGGAGATAATAGAAGATAAATTTTATCAGAATCAGGATGGCAGATTGTTGGTTGCATTTGGGGAATTGTTTAGTCAGAATATCAGAATCTATGCTTATCCGGCAATCATAGAAAACAGTAATGAGTTGATGACTGCCAATAAACTGGCAGTTCCGGAAGGAATCAAGTTTCTGTACAGGTATTTATTAGATAGCAAACAGATTGTAGAAGTAGAAAATTACAATAAAGAGAATTTACATATATTTCCACATCAGGTATTACAGGAAATTAAGGAAGGCAAAGATATTTGGGAGTCTAAAGTACCTGAAACTTTAGTTAAATTGATCAAAGAGAAACGACTGTTTGGCTATCAGTGA